A genomic region of Phocoena sinus isolate mPhoSin1 chromosome 18, mPhoSin1.pri, whole genome shotgun sequence contains the following coding sequences:
- the GRTP1 gene encoding growth hormone-regulated TBC protein 1 isoform X1 — MESTGRAQAARDRVPRIDPYGFERPEDFDYAAYEEFFSTYLAILTRRAIKWSRLLKGGAGVQKSMTLKRYIRKGVPLEHRARVWMGVSGAQAQMDQNPGYYLHLLQGEKDDSLEEAIRTDMNRTFPDNVRFRKGSDPCLQRTLYNVLLAYGHHNRGVGYCQGMNFLAGYLILVTRSEEESFWLLDALVGRILPDYYSPSMLGLKTDQEVLGELVRTKLPAVAALMDSHGLLWTLVVSRWFICLFVDVLPVETVLRIWDCLFNEGSKIIFRVALTLIKQHQALILEATSVPDICEKFKEITRGSFVTECHTFMRKIFSEPGSLSRASIARLRERCRARLLAQG; from the exons ATGGAGTCCACGGGGCGCGCGCAGGCGGCGCGGGACCGCGTCCCCAG GATCGATCCGTACGGGTTTGAAAGGCCTGAGGACTTTGATTATGCAGCttatgaagaatttttttccacCTATCTGGCGATACTCACCAGGAGGGCCATAAAATGGTCCAGACTTCTAAAGGGAGGCGCTGGTGTCCAGAAGAGTATGACAC TGAAGCGCTACATCCGGAAGGGCGTCCCGCTGGAGCACCGGGCCCGTGTCTGGATGGGGGTGAGCggagcccaggcccagatggacCAGAACCCCGGCTACTACCTCCATCTCCTCCAGGGAGAGAAGGATGACAGCCTGGAGGAGGCCATCAGGACAG ACATGAACAGGACCTTCCCTGACAACGTGCGGTTCCGGAAGGGCTCGGACCCCTGCTTGCAGAGGACCCTGTACAACGTGCTGCTGGCCTACGGGCACCACAACCGTGGCGTGGGCTACTGCCAG GGAATGAACTTCCTAGCGGGGTATCTGATTCTGGTGACAAGGAGTGAAGAGGAGTCCTTTTGGCTGTTGGACGCCCTTGTTGGCAGAATACTCCCGG ATTACTACAGCCCCTCGATGCTGGGCCTGAAGACGGACCAGGAGGTCCTCGGGGAGCTGGTAAGGACCAAGCTGCCGGCGGTGGCGGCCCTGATGGACAGTCACGGCCTGCTGTGGACCCTGGTCGTGTCGCGCTGGTTCATCTGCCTGTTTGTGGACGTCCTGCCCGTGGAG ACCGTGCTTCGCATCTGGGATTGTCTGTTCAACGAGGGCTCCAAGATCATCTTCCGGGTGGCGCTGACCCTCATCAAGCAACATCAGGCCTTGATCTTGGAAGCCACCAGCGTCCCCGACATCTGTGAGAAGTTCAAGGAGATCACCAGAGGGAGCTTCGTGACCGAATGCCACACCTTCATGCGG AAAATCTTCTCGGAGCCTGGGAGCCTGTCCCGGGCCAGCATCGCCAGGCTGAGGGAGCGTTGCCGGGCCCGGCTGCTGGCGCAGGGCTGA
- the GRTP1 gene encoding growth hormone-regulated TBC protein 1 isoform X2, translated as MRGGTRRTCPASLARIDPYGFERPEDFDYAAYEEFFSTYLAILTRRAIKWSRLLKGGAGVQKSMTLKRYIRKGVPLEHRARVWMGVSGAQAQMDQNPGYYLHLLQGEKDDSLEEAIRTDMNRTFPDNVRFRKGSDPCLQRTLYNVLLAYGHHNRGVGYCQGMNFLAGYLILVTRSEEESFWLLDALVGRILPDYYSPSMLGLKTDQEVLGELVRTKLPAVAALMDSHGLLWTLVVSRWFICLFVDVLPVETVLRIWDCLFNEGSKIIFRVALTLIKQHQALILEATSVPDICEKFKEITRGSFVTECHTFMRKIFSEPGSLSRASIARLRERCRARLLAQG; from the exons atgaggGGTGGTACCCGCCGCACCTGTCCGGCCAGCCTTGCCAG GATCGATCCGTACGGGTTTGAAAGGCCTGAGGACTTTGATTATGCAGCttatgaagaatttttttccacCTATCTGGCGATACTCACCAGGAGGGCCATAAAATGGTCCAGACTTCTAAAGGGAGGCGCTGGTGTCCAGAAGAGTATGACAC TGAAGCGCTACATCCGGAAGGGCGTCCCGCTGGAGCACCGGGCCCGTGTCTGGATGGGGGTGAGCggagcccaggcccagatggacCAGAACCCCGGCTACTACCTCCATCTCCTCCAGGGAGAGAAGGATGACAGCCTGGAGGAGGCCATCAGGACAG ACATGAACAGGACCTTCCCTGACAACGTGCGGTTCCGGAAGGGCTCGGACCCCTGCTTGCAGAGGACCCTGTACAACGTGCTGCTGGCCTACGGGCACCACAACCGTGGCGTGGGCTACTGCCAG GGAATGAACTTCCTAGCGGGGTATCTGATTCTGGTGACAAGGAGTGAAGAGGAGTCCTTTTGGCTGTTGGACGCCCTTGTTGGCAGAATACTCCCGG ATTACTACAGCCCCTCGATGCTGGGCCTGAAGACGGACCAGGAGGTCCTCGGGGAGCTGGTAAGGACCAAGCTGCCGGCGGTGGCGGCCCTGATGGACAGTCACGGCCTGCTGTGGACCCTGGTCGTGTCGCGCTGGTTCATCTGCCTGTTTGTGGACGTCCTGCCCGTGGAG ACCGTGCTTCGCATCTGGGATTGTCTGTTCAACGAGGGCTCCAAGATCATCTTCCGGGTGGCGCTGACCCTCATCAAGCAACATCAGGCCTTGATCTTGGAAGCCACCAGCGTCCCCGACATCTGTGAGAAGTTCAAGGAGATCACCAGAGGGAGCTTCGTGACCGAATGCCACACCTTCATGCGG AAAATCTTCTCGGAGCCTGGGAGCCTGTCCCGGGCCAGCATCGCCAGGCTGAGGGAGCGTTGCCGGGCCCGGCTGCTGGCGCAGGGCTGA
- the GRTP1 gene encoding growth hormone-regulated TBC protein 1 isoform X3, whose product MTLKRYIRKGVPLEHRARVWMGVSGAQAQMDQNPGYYLHLLQGEKDDSLEEAIRTDMNRTFPDNVRFRKGSDPCLQRTLYNVLLAYGHHNRGVGYCQGMNFLAGYLILVTRSEEESFWLLDALVGRILPDYYSPSMLGLKTDQEVLGELVRTKLPAVAALMDSHGLLWTLVVSRWFICLFVDVLPVETVLRIWDCLFNEGSKIIFRVALTLIKQHQALILEATSVPDICEKFKEITRGSFVTECHTFMRKIFSEPGSLSRASIARLRERCRARLLAQG is encoded by the exons ATGACAC TGAAGCGCTACATCCGGAAGGGCGTCCCGCTGGAGCACCGGGCCCGTGTCTGGATGGGGGTGAGCggagcccaggcccagatggacCAGAACCCCGGCTACTACCTCCATCTCCTCCAGGGAGAGAAGGATGACAGCCTGGAGGAGGCCATCAGGACAG ACATGAACAGGACCTTCCCTGACAACGTGCGGTTCCGGAAGGGCTCGGACCCCTGCTTGCAGAGGACCCTGTACAACGTGCTGCTGGCCTACGGGCACCACAACCGTGGCGTGGGCTACTGCCAG GGAATGAACTTCCTAGCGGGGTATCTGATTCTGGTGACAAGGAGTGAAGAGGAGTCCTTTTGGCTGTTGGACGCCCTTGTTGGCAGAATACTCCCGG ATTACTACAGCCCCTCGATGCTGGGCCTGAAGACGGACCAGGAGGTCCTCGGGGAGCTGGTAAGGACCAAGCTGCCGGCGGTGGCGGCCCTGATGGACAGTCACGGCCTGCTGTGGACCCTGGTCGTGTCGCGCTGGTTCATCTGCCTGTTTGTGGACGTCCTGCCCGTGGAG ACCGTGCTTCGCATCTGGGATTGTCTGTTCAACGAGGGCTCCAAGATCATCTTCCGGGTGGCGCTGACCCTCATCAAGCAACATCAGGCCTTGATCTTGGAAGCCACCAGCGTCCCCGACATCTGTGAGAAGTTCAAGGAGATCACCAGAGGGAGCTTCGTGACCGAATGCCACACCTTCATGCGG AAAATCTTCTCGGAGCCTGGGAGCCTGTCCCGGGCCAGCATCGCCAGGCTGAGGGAGCGTTGCCGGGCCCGGCTGCTGGCGCAGGGCTGA